The following is a genomic window from Terriglobales bacterium.
GAGGTGCGCACCGCGGTGGACTGCCTGCAGCGCGCCGGGGCGCGCGAGTTGGCGTTGCTGCACTGCGTGAGCAGCTATCCTGCGCCCGCCGCCAGCATCAACCTGCGCGCCATGGCGACCCTGCGCGAGACTTTCGGCGTCCCGGTGGGCTTTTCCGACCACACCCTGGGCATCGCCATCCCGCTGGCGGCGGTGGCGTTGGGCGCCTGCATCGTCGAGAAGCACATGACGCTGGACTGCAAGCTCCCCGGCCCCGACCACCGCGCCTCGCTGGAGCCCGGCGACTTCGCGGCCATGGTCGCGGGCATCCGCGCGGTGGAAGCGTCGCTGGGCGACGGCGCGAAGCGCCCCGCGGCGGAGGAGCGCAACACCGCCGAGGTAGCGCGCCGCAGCCTGGTAGCCGCCTGCGCCATTCCCGCGGGCACCGTGCTGCGCGCCGAGCACATCGCGATCCTGCGTCCGGGGACGGGGCTGGCTCCGGCCTTGCGCGAGCAGGTGATCGGCCGCCGCGCCGCCCGCGACATCCCCGCCGGCACTCTCCTCACCTGGGAGATGCTGGCATGAGAAGCATTGGCGTGGTGACCGGCGCGCGCTCCGACTACGGTGTTTATCGGCCGATCCTGCGCAAGATCCAGGCCGACCCGGAACTCAAGCTCCTGCTCTTCGTCTGCGGCGCGCACCTGCTGCCGCAGTACGGGATGACGGTCAAGGAGATCGAGGCTGACGGCTTTCCCATCGCCGAACGCGTGGAGATGCTGCTCGCCTCCGACACCCCCGCCGCCGTGGCCGAGTCCATGGGACGGGGTACCGCCGGCTTCGCCCGCGCCTTCGCCCGCACCCGCCCCGACATCCTGTTGGTGGTCGGCGACCGCTTCGAGATGCACTCGGCAGTGGTCGCCGCCCTGCCCTTCAACATCCCCGTGGCGCACATCGCCGGGGGTGAGCTGACCGAAGGCGCCATCGACGACAGCCTGCGCCACTCCATCACCAAGCTCAGCCACCTGCACTTCACGCAGACCCGAGAGTATGCCGACCGCGTGATGCGGATGGGGGAAGAACCCTGGCGCGTCAGCGTGTGCGGCTCGCCCTCGCTCGACAACCTGCGCGCCCTGCAGATGCTTTCCGCGCAGGAGCTGGAGCAGCGCCTGGGCGTGCAGCTCGGCAAGCCATTTCTGCTGGTCACCTACCATCCCGTCACCCTGGAGATGGACGACACCGCCCGCCAGGTCGGCGAACTGCTGGCCGCTCTTGCGGCCGTGGGCATGCCGGTGGTCTTCACTATGCCCAACGCCGATCCCGCCAACGCC
Proteins encoded in this region:
- the neuB gene encoding N-acetylneuraminate synthase, which codes for MPTTIRIGERVIGAGQPCFVIAEAGVNHNGSLEMARRLVDAAVQAAADAVKFQTFRSEKAISPFAPKAAYQVETTGAGESQLEMVRKLELPPEAFRELKSYCAQRGILFLSTPFDDESADLLDELGMAAFKVPSGEITNLPFLEHVARKGKPLIVSTGMCELEEVRTAVDCLQRAGARELALLHCVSSYPAPAASINLRAMATLRETFGVPVGFSDHTLGIAIPLAAVALGACIVEKHMTLDCKLPGPDHRASLEPGDFAAMVAGIRAVEASLGDGAKRPAAEERNTAEVARRSLVAACAIPAGTVLRAEHIAILRPGTGLAPALREQVIGRRAARDIPAGTLLTWEMLA
- the neuC gene encoding UDP-N-acetylglucosamine 2-epimerase, giving the protein MRSIGVVTGARSDYGVYRPILRKIQADPELKLLLFVCGAHLLPQYGMTVKEIEADGFPIAERVEMLLASDTPAAVAESMGRGTAGFARAFARTRPDILLVVGDRFEMHSAVVAALPFNIPVAHIAGGELTEGAIDDSLRHSITKLSHLHFTQTREYADRVMRMGEEPWRVSVCGSPSLDNLRALQMLSAQELEQRLGVQLGKPFLLVTYHPVTLEMDDTARQVGELLAALAAVGMPVVFTMPNADPANATIRRAVQQYAAGRQDAWALENLGTQMYFSMMALAAAMVGNSSSGMVEAPSFRLPVVNIGTRQDGRVRAANIIDVGYGHEEVAAAIRCAVSPEFRADLRDSRSPYGEGDASACIVERLKSVPLDAKLIRKRFIDARNRG